ACCCGCGTGGGGAAGCGGCGTAGTCCGCCCGTCGGCGCTAGCTCGGACGCGACGTCGTCAACGCGATGCCGATTCGCCCAGCCGCTGCGTCTGATACTGCCCGACTTTGCGGAAGCGATAGAGATAGGTCGGCACGATCGACTCGATCGATTGCGGATCGGCGATCCCGAGCCCTTGCAGCGTGCGCGCGTCCGCCTTGGCCGCGTCGCTGACGACATTGTCGTGCTTGAGCAATTCGACCTGATCTCGGGTCATGCGCAAAAGCTTCGGGAAAAGGCCCAGCGACAGCTTGGTCAGCATCTGCGTCACGCTGGCCATAAGCTTGCCGGGTCCGAAGGAGAGTTTCAGGATTCGGCGCTGGCGCTGCGTGACCTTCAGAATATAGTCGACGATCTCCGCGAAGCTTTTGACCTCCGGACCGCCGAGTTCATAAGCGACGCCCGGCTTGGCCCGGCCGGCGAGCGCGATCGCCACCGCGTCGGCGACGTCGCCGACATAGACCGGCTGGAATTTCGTCTCGGCGCCGACGATCGGCACGACGGGAAAGTAGCGCGCCATCGTGGCGAAGCGGTTGAAGAAATCATCTTCCGGCCCGAAAATCACGGAAGGGCGCAG
This window of the Methylocystis hirsuta genome carries:
- a CDS encoding complex I NDUFA9 subunit family protein, which gives rise to MIGDNNQTIGEGRVVTVFGGSGFVGRYVVRALARDGWRVRVACRRPDLAFYLQPLGRVGQVMAVQANVRNPESIAAALRGASAVVNLVGILAETGAQKFATVQAGGARVIAEAAKAAGIDNVVHISAIGADPQSRSAYGRSKAEGEAAVLAAVPSAVILRPSVIFGPEDDFFNRFATMARYFPVVPIVGAETKFQPVYVGDVADAVAIALAGRAKPGVAYELGGPEVKSFAEIVDYILKVTQRQRRILKLSFGPGKLMASVTQMLTKLSLGLFPKLLRMTRDQVELLKHDNVVSDAAKADARTLQGLGIADPQSIESIVPTYLYRFRKVGQYQTQRLGESASR